GGCGTCGAACTCGGGGAGCGGGCGACGCTGGTGCAGTTCTCCTCGGCGTTCTGTGCGCCCTGCCGGGCGACCAAGCGGGTGCTCGGCGAGGTCACCGCGATGGTCGAGGGCGTCGTCCAGGTGGAGATCGACGCCGAGTCGCAACTGGACCTGGTCCGGCGGCTGGAGATCCTGCGGACGCCCACCGTGCTGGTGCTGGACGCCAGGGGGCTGCTGGTGCAGCGGGCGGCCGGTCAGCCGCGCAGGGCCGATGTCATCGCGGCGCTGGGAACGGCCGTCGGGGCGTAGCGGCGGGGCGGCCGGGGCCGGTCCGTGGGCCGGCATGGGTCAATAGGTGCAATGTCACAGCGGCGCGCGCTTGCCGGGTGGCGTCGGATGCTCTTGCGTGGGGGAGTATGTGGCGATGGCGCTCCCCGTGTCGGGAGAGCGGCCGGAGCGGTGAGGGACCTGGGTCGGAGCCTAAGCTACCGGCGAGTAGCATTGCTTTAGTTACTCGCGAGTATGCTTCGGGGAACTCCGTCGGCAGGGCGGTGCGGCAGTGCCGCACCCGTACCCGAGCGGCAGTTGCCGGATGTGACCAGCCAATCAGTACCAGTTCAGGAGACAGGCCGTGAGCTTGAGGATCGTTGTCTGTGTGAAGTACGTGCCCGATGCGACCGGTGAGCGGCGTTTCGCGGACGACCTGACGACCGACCGGGATTCGGTGGACGGGCTCCTCTCGGAGTTGGACGAGTACGGGGTCGAGCAGGCGTTGCGGATCGCGGCGGCGAACGAGGGCGCGGAGGTGACGGTGCTGACGGTGGGCCCGGACGACGCGAAGGACGCGCTGCGCAAGGCGTTGTCGATGGGTGCGGACAGGGCCGTGCACGTGAACGACGACGACATCCACGGCAGTGACGCGGTGGGGACCTCGCTGGTGCTGGCGAAGGCGTTGGAGGCGACCGGGTTCGACCTGGTGGTGTGCGGGATGGCGTCGACCGACGGGACGATGGGCGTGGTGCCGGCGCTGCTGGCCGAGCGCCTGGGCGTGCCGCAGGCCACGCTGCTGTCCGAGGTGACGGTCGAGGGCGGCGTGGTGCGCGGCCGCCGGGACGGGGACGCGGCCACCGAGCTGGTGGAGGCGTCGCTGCCGGCGGTGGTGTCGGTGACCGACCAGTCCGGCGAGGCCCGCTACCCCTCGTTCAAGGGCATCATGGCCGCGAAGAAGAAGCCGGTGCAGTCGCTGGACCTGGACGACCTGGGCATCGACGCCGACGCGGTGGGCCTGGCCGGCGCGTGGACCGCCGTGGACTCCGCGACCGCGCGCCCCGCGCGCACGGCCGGCACGGTCGTCAAGGACGAGGGCGAGGGCGGCCTGCAGCTCGCCGGGTTCCTCGCCGCGCAGAAGTTCATCTGACACCCCCCTGCGCTTCCGCCCCCCATTCTTCTGTCTTCTGGAGCACTGAATCATGGCTGAGATCCTGGTCCTGGTGGACCACGCGGACGGTGCCGTCCGCAAGCCGACCCTGGAGCTGCTGACCGTGGCCCGCCGCCTGGGCGAGCCCTCCGCCGTCCTGCTCGGCGCCGGCGAGCACGCCCCCGCGCTGACGGCGAAGCTCGCCGAGTACGGCGCCGCCAAGGTCTACACCGCCGATGCTGCGGAGTTCGCGGACTTCCTGGTCGTGCCGAAGGTCGACGCGCTGGCGCAGGTCGCCGCCGCGGCGGCGCCGGGCGCGGTGCTGCTGACGTCCTCGGGCGAGGGCAAGGAGGTCGCCGCCCGGCTCGCGCTGCGCCTGGGCTCGGGCGTGATCACCGACGCGGTGGACGTGACCGCCGGCGAGCAGGGCCCGGTCGCGGTGCAGGCGGCGTTCGCGGCCTCGTTCACCACCCTGTCGCGGGTCTCGCGGGGCGTGCCGGTGATCACGGTCAAGCCCAACGCCGCCGCGCCCGAGGCCGTCGCGGGTGCGGGCGAGGTCGTGCCGGTGGCGGTGGCGTTCACGCCGGCCGCGTCCGGGACGCGGGTGCTGTCGCGCACGCCGCGGGTGTCCTCGGGACGCCCGGAGCTGACCGAGGCCGCGATCGTGGTCTCCGGTGGGCGCGGTGTGGGCGCGGCCGAGGGCTTCGGCGTGGTCGAGGAGCTCGCCGACTCGCTGGGCGCGGCCGTCGGCGCCTCGCGCGCGGCGGTCGACGCGGGCTGGTACCCGCACAGCAACCAGGTCGGCCAGACCGGCAAGCAGGTCTCCCCGCAGCTCTACATCGCCAACGGCATCTCCGGCGCGATCCAGCACCGGGCCGGCATGCAGACCTCCAAGACCATCGTCGCGGTCAACAAGGACCCCGAGGCCCCGATCTTCGAACTCGCCGACTACGGCGTCGTCGGCGACCTCTTCAACGTCCTGCCCCAACTCACCACCGAGATCAAGAACCGCAAGGGCTGACACCACCAGCCCAGCCCAACCCCGAGGGGCCCCGACCGCACACCCGGCCGGGGCCCCTCGACGTAACGGCATAGGGTCGATCGCGGCGGCATGGCCCGCCCCGGGGCAAGGCCGTCCCGGTCCGACCATGTGGAGGCACAACGGTGCTGCTCAGGGCGCTTGGTGAGGGATTCCCGGACGCGGCGGACGCCGCCGACGCGGTGACGGTGGACGGGCTGTCGCTCTCCCGGGAGCAACTGCGGGCCGCCGCCGGTGCGGTGGCCGCGCGAATCGGCGGCGCCTCCGCGCTCGCCGTGCTGGCCCGGCCGACGATGACCACCGTCGTCGCCACCGTCGCCGGGCTGCTGGCGGGCGTGCCGGTGGTGCCGGTGCCGCCGGACGCCGGGCCGAAGGAGCGCGAGCACATCCTGCGCGACTCCGGCGCGCCGCTGCTCGCGGTCGCGGCCCGCGACGCGGACACCGAGGCGTACGGGGCCGAGGTGCTGACGGTCGATCCGGCCGAGCGCGGCGACGCCCCGACCGAGCCGGAGACGGACAGCGGCACGGCCTTCGTCCTCTACACCTCCGGCACGACCGGTGCGCCCAAGGGTGTGGTGACCAGTCGCCGGGCGGTGGCCGCCGGACTGGACGGCCTCGCCGACGCCTGGGCCTGGACGCCCGAGGACACCCTCGTCCACGGCCTGCCGCTGTTCCACGTCCACGGGCTGATCCTGGGCGTGCTGGGGCCGCTGCGGGTCGGCGGGCGTTGCGTCCACACCGGACGCCCCACGCCGGAGGCGTACGCGGCGGCGGCCCGGTCCGGCGGCAGCCTGTACTTCGGCGTCCCCACGGTCTGGTCGCGGCTGGCGGCGGACGCGACCAGCGCGCGGGCGCTGTCCTCGGCCCGGCTGCTGGTCTCCGGCAGCGCGCCGCTGCCGGTGCCGGTGTTCGAGCGGCTCGCGGAACTGACCGGCCACGCGCCGATCGAGCGCTACGGCATGACCGAGACCCTGATCACGCTGAGCACCCGGGCGGACGGCGAGCGCCGACCGGGCAGCGTGGGCCTGCCCATCGGGGCCGTCCGCACCCGGCTGGTGGCGGAGGACGGCTCCCCGGCGCCGCACGACGGCGAGACCGTCGGCGAGCTGCAGGTGGCCGGTCCGACGCTGAGCGAGGGCTACCTGGGCCGCCCGGACGCGGACGCGGAGACCCGGACCGCCGACGGCTGGTTCCGGACCGGCGACGTGGCCGTGATCGGTGCGGACGGCTTCCACCGGATCGTCGGCCGGGCCTCGGTCGACCTGATCAAGAGCGGCGGCTTCCGGATCGGCGCGGGCGAGGTGGAGGCGGCGCTGCGCGACCACCCGCAGGTCGAGG
The Streptacidiphilus albus JL83 genome window above contains:
- a CDS encoding acyl-CoA synthetase; protein product: MLLRALGEGFPDAADAADAVTVDGLSLSREQLRAAAGAVAARIGGASALAVLARPTMTTVVATVAGLLAGVPVVPVPPDAGPKEREHILRDSGAPLLAVAARDADTEAYGAEVLTVDPAERGDAPTEPETDSGTAFVLYTSGTTGAPKGVVTSRRAVAAGLDGLADAWAWTPEDTLVHGLPLFHVHGLILGVLGPLRVGGRCVHTGRPTPEAYAAAARSGGSLYFGVPTVWSRLAADATSARALSSARLLVSGSAPLPVPVFERLAELTGHAPIERYGMTETLITLSTRADGERRPGSVGLPIGAVRTRLVAEDGSPAPHDGETVGELQVAGPTLSEGYLGRPDADAETRTADGWFRTGDVAVIGADGFHRIVGRASVDLIKSGGFRIGAGEVEAALRDHPQVEDAAVVGAPDADLGQAIVAYVVPAGPVTGGQLTDFVAERLSVHKRPRRVVLVAELPRNAMGKVLKKQLLEREPG
- a CDS encoding electron transfer flavoprotein subunit beta/FixA family protein, with protein sequence MSLRIVVCVKYVPDATGERRFADDLTTDRDSVDGLLSELDEYGVEQALRIAAANEGAEVTVLTVGPDDAKDALRKALSMGADRAVHVNDDDIHGSDAVGTSLVLAKALEATGFDLVVCGMASTDGTMGVVPALLAERLGVPQATLLSEVTVEGGVVRGRRDGDAATELVEASLPAVVSVTDQSGEARYPSFKGIMAAKKKPVQSLDLDDLGIDADAVGLAGAWTAVDSATARPARTAGTVVKDEGEGGLQLAGFLAAQKFI
- a CDS encoding electron transfer flavoprotein subunit alpha/FixB family protein; amino-acid sequence: MAEILVLVDHADGAVRKPTLELLTVARRLGEPSAVLLGAGEHAPALTAKLAEYGAAKVYTADAAEFADFLVVPKVDALAQVAAAAAPGAVLLTSSGEGKEVAARLALRLGSGVITDAVDVTAGEQGPVAVQAAFAASFTTLSRVSRGVPVITVKPNAAAPEAVAGAGEVVPVAVAFTPAASGTRVLSRTPRVSSGRPELTEAAIVVSGGRGVGAAEGFGVVEELADSLGAAVGASRAAVDAGWYPHSNQVGQTGKQVSPQLYIANGISGAIQHRAGMQTSKTIVAVNKDPEAPIFELADYGVVGDLFNVLPQLTTEIKNRKG
- a CDS encoding TlpA family protein disulfide reductase — encoded protein: MTGLLACAAVLVLSGVFGLWRMRRDGRLRMRGRDSGVRLTAEDLGVELGERATLVQFSSAFCAPCRATKRVLGEVTAMVEGVVQVEIDAESQLDLVRRLEILRTPTVLVLDARGLLVQRAAGQPRRADVIAALGTAVGA